A stretch of Candidatus Sulfotelmatobacter sp. DNA encodes these proteins:
- the lepB gene encoding signal peptidase I — MKARTAVSLSAQLVLLALIATAFFLRTPQVDGLSMEPRVRAGEFVLINTLAYRFGPVRRGDVVAFRHDAPNPETYIKRVVGLPGERVEVRQGVVLVDGVALAEPYVRFPDHRSAPAVVVPPGAYYVLGDNRADSDDSRNWGVLHAGDIVGKAVVGIWPPRRI, encoded by the coding sequence GTGAAGGCGCGCACCGCCGTCTCGTTGTCCGCGCAGCTCGTTTTGCTGGCGCTGATCGCGACCGCGTTCTTCTTGCGAACGCCGCAAGTCGACGGACTCTCGATGGAACCGCGCGTCCGCGCGGGCGAGTTCGTGCTCATCAACACGCTGGCATATCGCTTCGGCCCGGTGCGGCGCGGCGACGTGGTGGCGTTCCGCCACGACGCACCCAACCCCGAGACGTACATCAAGCGCGTCGTCGGGCTGCCGGGCGAGCGGGTCGAGGTCCGGCAAGGCGTCGTGCTCGTCGACGGCGTCGCGCTGGCTGAACCCTACGTGCGCTTTCCGGATCACCGCAGCGCGCCGGCGGTCGTCGTGCCCCCCGGCGCCTATTACGTGCTCGGCGACAACCGGGCCGACAGCGACGACTCCCGCAACTGGGGCGTCCTGCACGCCGGCGACATCGTCGGCAAAGCCGTGGTCGGCATCTGGCCGCCGCGGCGCATCTGA